A genomic window from Cutibacterium acnes includes:
- a CDS encoding ABC transporter ATP-binding protein, whose amino-acid sequence MEVSAGGGSIVASGVSHNFSTTHNRNLVLDDVTVSMQPGVMTLLHGVSGSGKTTLLNIMSGLLKPTSGTVFVEGSDIYSLSTSERDDIRLNRIGMIFQEHSLIVDFTVRENVELILRVRGFGSRSRVMAIEALERVGIAHLQDRYPRQLSGGEAQRVGIARAIAGDRPILLADEPTGQLDRRNSQMVFELLRALAEDEKGRTVVLSSHDPTAKEYAHRSCELVDGHLEDSC is encoded by the coding sequence ATGGAGGTTAGTGCTGGCGGTGGATCAATCGTCGCATCGGGGGTATCTCACAATTTCTCGACCACGCACAATCGCAATCTCGTTCTGGATGACGTCACCGTCTCCATGCAGCCTGGGGTAATGACCCTGCTGCATGGGGTGAGCGGATCAGGGAAGACGACATTGCTCAACATCATGTCAGGCTTACTGAAGCCGACCTCGGGAACGGTGTTCGTTGAAGGTAGCGACATTTATTCCCTGTCGACGTCCGAGCGCGACGATATTCGCCTTAATCGCATCGGAATGATCTTCCAAGAGCACTCCCTCATCGTCGATTTCACGGTTCGGGAGAATGTCGAACTCATTCTTCGAGTTCGTGGATTCGGCTCTCGTTCCCGCGTTATGGCGATCGAGGCTCTCGAACGGGTTGGGATCGCCCACCTCCAGGATCGCTATCCTCGACAGCTATCCGGTGGTGAAGCCCAACGGGTCGGGATAGCCCGCGCCATAGCTGGAGACCGTCCAATACTGCTAGCCGATGAGCCTACTGGCCAGCTCGATCGGCGCAATTCCCAGATGGTCTTTGAACTGCTGCGCGCACTTGCTGAAGATGAGAAGGGTCGCACCGTCGTGCTCTCTTCTCATGACCCTACAGCCAAGGAATATGCGCACCGATCCTGCGAATTGGTCGATGGTCACTTGGAGGATTCCTGCTGA